The DNA region GTGAGATCGCAATGCTACCAAAATATCTGAAATGAGCCGGTTCAGCAACAATATAAATCCTCTGTTCACATTAACAAGAAATTGACGTTTTCCAAACACAAGATTTTCtatcacatacatacatgcaacATGCCTGTTATGTTCAAGAGGCACACATTTACTTTCTTGTGGTGTGAGTCAGGATTGTTGAAAACTCTACACTGGTGAATCCAggctttttaaaagaaagtgtTAGATAAGTGAAGCTAAAATCACCAGTTTCAccaacatgttaaaaaaaaaaaagtacaccaacaaaaacaggaggcttgattttttattttttttaagtgttttgtaTCGTTTTGTATCTACTGTATTACCACTTAAATATACAAGAAATTATCCAGTGCCTGTGGACcactgttttaaaaacaatcaactTCAGGTTCACTTGTGCATTTTCTCCATGCAGAGATACTGACATATGCTCACCAATTGGTTGTACTAGTTTACAGCAAGTTGTAAGTTTGAGTCTCTTTACTGTTAATATATTTAATTGTGTATATATAGGAATCATGTCAAGCCAGAGGCCTCCCTCTGCCATGGGCCGCCCAGTGAGCCGCAGTGGATCATTGGCCCCTGGTGCTGGAAGACCTCCAACAGCCATTCGACCCCCTCCTACAGCCATACGTGTCGCAACTGGGGTAAGTGAAGCGATGTGTGGACTAAGATAAGATTCAAGAAGCAAGTGCTTTCACTGTTTGCACACTGTGTTTTGCTGAAGTGGCCTGATCAATGATTACCATTCTTATTGCTGACCTTGACGTGTTTTAGCAAGAATGCAAGaataatgattttgttttaaatgcatttttgaaaGTGAACTTGCTTTACGTGATAATTACGTGAGAAAGGAATGAGAGGGAGCTTTTTGCTTAGCACAGGATTTATCCAGGCAACACTTCATTGTACAGACAGTATTAGGGGACAGGGGACAAGCCTTAActtttaataatatatatatttttttacaagtCAGTGTGTAGAAACTCAAATTTATAGAgtacttttctttcatttcaaatacagATGGTTCCAGGTACAAGTGGCCATCCTGGCACAAGAGGTGGCATCTCAGTTGCCACCCCTGGAGTCCTGTCTGCGCAGATCAAAGTGACTGACAGGCCTGTCACCCAACAGGGGCTCAGTGGGATGAAGACTGGCATGAAAGGTTTGAAGTGCCATGAATGTGCTCTTTTTATAGTATTTAAATTGATTAGTGTGAATTAGACTCACGGTCACTGTGAGCCATGTTAAAACagcaatatatttttgtatatttcagctacttattcttctttttctttttctaggACCTCAAAGACAAATTCTGGACAAGTCCTACTACTTGGGCCTTCTTAGGTAACACATACTAACCATTAGGGGTGTCACAATTTTCCCAATccttggtttttggtttttttttttacacagggCTATGCCATTTTCAGACTACTCTGGTCTAATTTATTTCTGGTATCATTGGTTCTATgatatgataaatatttttatattatgatttttatttctttcttatttcaTAAGATTTTCATAAGATATTCTGCATGCTACTTTATACTATACAGTATGTTATATTTCCAGCAGGGCAACCATTTCTTAAACTCCCTCTTGCTACATCAAAATCTGCTTAACCATTTTTGCAGGAGTAAAATCAATGAATTGACCACTGAAACCAGCAAACTGCACAAAGAGATTGACAACTACAACCAGGAGAACTCTGTCTACCTCTCTTATGAGAAGAGGTGTGTGATACCTTTAATAGTTTGTCTTAAatttatacattatattatttgataacaaagtggaaaaaattatcacattaCCAATCCTTTACTATTATCCCTTTCCTTCAGAGCTGAAGTTCTAGCTGGAGAGATTAAGGATTTACAAGGCCAGCTTGCTGACTACAACATGGTAAATAGCTCTAAACTGTTTTAGTCATGTTCCATAATCTCTTTCAATGAGCTGCTGCTTAAAATTTTAGCTCCTATATCCTCAATATAACATGCAGGCagctgccagaaaaaaaaaatcctgtacTTGAGGTATTTAGCCAAGCCAATGACCAATGAAGTATGTAAAGAAATCCAGTTGCACACTATCCATATGAAATGTCTATGGTTGTTAAGTTAGTTACCTCCTGATAGGTACTATAGTGATTTTCTTATTATACTTTTCTGCTTGTAAAGGCTGAGCCTGAGGCATTATGTTCTCTGGACATTTGTCTATTCTTATGGGTGTAATACAATCCCTTGAAGAATTTCCTTCCAATTTGGTATAATCATTCACAGGGACTCATGGATGGGTGATGACGATCATTGGCTTGACTGGGAGTTGGCAGTTCTAGTTAtgtgatttctttctttgcttttcagcTAGTGGACAAACTAAATACCAACACAGAGATGGAGGAAATGATAAATGACTACAACAATGTAAGTACACTATGTAAGCAGTATGGTAACACCTCCTGACAGTGAAGTCAAACTTGAATAAACTGATTTTgggtaaaaatgtgaaatatgatttaaaaaaaaaaagcatcttctCATTATATccattttccttcctcccttttctcccAGTTGAAAGCCCAGAATGACAGTGAGGCTGCAAGCATTGACAGCATCTTCACTGAGAGAAGAGAGTAAGTATTAAGTGGaagtttaattaatttatagttctatgtttttaaaaataccaTCAAATACCACAAGCTCATTTGTGCAAGTGTTTACGGTTGCACTACCACGGTAACGGCCACAATTTCAACAATGTATGCTGCCTTGATCTGCTTCACAACTTCTCTCTTGTAAATCTTTGGTTTTATTGTTGATGAAATCTCAGTGTCCTTGTATGAGCAGAACGGAATAGCAATAGCTTACCCCTGGTTCTATGTATCAATTTTAAACCTCCTCAACTATTGAAACACTTTCCACTCTAGTTTCATATTTGATTTTGAAAGATTCTATTCtacatttatgtgtgtctgttctattttaaatatttacatccATTTATTGCACAAAGCATTGTTCATGTTAGCACCATGATCTCCACGGTTTTCCCGAGTGAAATGCAGAATAAATACACACCACTGTGTGCTGTATATTGGGCCTTCCGTAATAGTTTTAACTTGATAGGTAGGGTGTGCATATGTGGCAAAGGGCTTAAAAGTCACAGtttttgctttatgtttttGGCACTAATGTGACACGGCAAAAATAGCTTGAACCAGCCTCAGTGTAAAATCACAATAATAACACAGAACTGAGGTAAACTTTCTCTAAAACTCCCAGATTGGGAGCATTAAGCAgtgctaaaaaaagaaatagatttgaacattttaacagCCCGTGATTAAAGACCTGAATTTTAGCTGTGACTGAGGTAACGCTCCTCTTACTGTGACTGAAAtggctgtgttttgtgtcatgGCTCTGCCTAATATTGCTCTTGTTCTTGTCAATCTTCCCTCTTAATGTATGGATCCTCAAAAtactcatcatcctcctcctcttccgcCATCTCTACCTTCCCACTTTCTTGCTCAAAAGTGAACACCTGATGGTTGACGAATCTCTCTGTCCCTGAGAAGGCTGTTGACACAATGTCCTCCTCATTATCCTCCTCCTGATCTAGTCGCCGATGCTGGTAGTTATGGAAGAGCTTGTACCAGGAAGGGCCCTTGATGCCACATACGATGAGTGTGGAGGTAGTTAGTGCCAAAGCTGCAACACATGCTGTGAACTTCCACGTGTTTCCAAGGAATGGCCTCTGGTCTGTTTGCAATTGGAATGGTGAGATAGGGAGAGGGAGACCATTCTGTTAATCTCGTTATGTTTAATTTGTTAATCTACTTAAGTAATAGAGAAACAACGGATGAATATGAAATAGGTCAAATATCTTTGCCTCACCTTCATTTATGGTTTGGTTCTGGGTGAGTGACAGTGTTGTTTTCAGCATAGTTGATGGACTCCAGGACTCTTGAGAGGGGATCATTGTTGGTGGTGTTCGTGGGTCTGTGGTGAAGGTGGTTGTTTGTGATAGGTAACATTCAGCTATAGCGTCTAAAGGCTTTTCTGGAGAAGCACAGCTGTCTTCTGCTCCCCCTATAGTGACAGATATTACATGTACAAGTGACCATATCAATGAGCAGCTTCACCACAGATGGGTTAAAGATGTGTATTGCATTTTAGGAACGTTTTTGGGTTGTACACAACTGGACACAAGTCATTTGAATTTAATCATCATTATAAGCTTTTGGATCTTGAGATTCTGTTAAACTTCTCTGCACCAACTGCAGGTGACGCTGGAAATAAGACAGTGTTAGATATCATCTATGATCATATCGATAATTGATTCTAACCGAAAAGGGCTTCAATGCCAAACTACTCTCCCTCAGTTGTATGGTCTCATTTCACTTTATGTTCCTGTAAAAACATGTGTTCTTTAATGCCTGGAACCTAATGCTGAGAAATCAATCCAAAAACACACTGTAAGAGGCCAGAACACAGACCAGAACACCACGCTGATTTGTGTGCTATTATTTAAAATAGATAAATGTGACTTGGTTGGAACAAATTTATTAAGGCCAAATGTAGATGCATTTCCAAAAGGTTTGTATAGAAAAAAGCTTAATAAGAATTATTACCAATGCTAATATTTGCTGCTATGGCCTCTCTAATACTGGTCAGCAGTGGGCAGGAACAATTCAAGGGGTTTTCCCGGAGGTTCAGCACCTTAGAGGACCAGATAAGATCAGattaatgaatttaaaataacatgGCTAACACACCTGACAGGGAAATCTTAAAACTTGGCTGATGTGTTgtcttcattatttttaatgcaaaaagtCCCTGGTACAAAAATAGGGGGCATACTTTAACTGAAATAACATTCTTGAAGGCTGACAGCTGACAACTGCTGCTATGTGCCCTAATTTCCAGTGCCAACCTGATTTATCTAACTCTTTGTTAAcgtaccaaaaaaaaaaagatagcaaTGAAAAAGCAAGCTGATACAGGAGTGTTGTAAGATAAGACATGTAACAGTTTTACCTGCAGATTGTTTAGCCCTTTGAATAGCTGTGTGGGAAGACTTGTCAGCTGGTTGTGAGACAAATCCAGCTCTGTCAGGACATCCAGGCCAAAGAAAGCTTCAGGATCAAGGCTGTAACAGCATCAAATTTTAAGATTAGTTGTAGTATCTTGTATTTATTATGTCATAAATCATCATAAATCTTCAGGAAAATTAGTATGCATCCTGTGGAAGTCTTTCAGTAGCATCCAGACATTTTTAAGTATACATTATGTGAACACAAGAAACTTAAAATCTCTTTGATTTCGTGTCTAATGCAATACGGGAATGCAGAAGgctttgtttatgttttcattagctTTTTTTATTCACCCCGTGATATTATTCCTGGAGAGAGACAGCACTCTGAGGTGTGGTACCACAGAAAAATACTTGGCTGGTACATGATTCACTCGGTTACCAACCAAGTGGAGTTCAACCAGAGCAGGATAACTGGCCAGAGCTTTCTGGTCCTCTTCATTCAAAGTGATCAGGTTTCCATCAATCACCAGTTTAGTTAAAGAGCAGCTGTTACCACAGTGAGGGATGGCTTGCAGATTCCTGGAGGTCAAGTTCTTTTCCGTCTGTTGCATGGATGAATGGACAGTTATTActacacatacatgcatacagaaaaacaaacatttttataattatatgaCCCAGAAAGCAtcaaatcatcatcaaaaattGAAAGTTTACCAAGGTAAAGCCCTCCATGGCCTTAGCAGTTTTTGCTACGATGTTCATGGTTATCATTGCagtcaaacacagcagcaggagaggtTGCTGCCACCTTTCCATGATGCTACcatgaaaagacacaaaactgaaaTCGATAATGGACAATAAAAAGTTGACcttccaaaataataaaattgcttttttttttttttttatttgtttgctttttttccttttctgcagACTTAAAGTTCagtattttttaattacattgaCATGAGCTTCATATGTAAAACATGACTGTAATGATCATTAGAATTTCTGTTTTGATTCCAGAATTTAGTGCCATGTTGTAGGCAGTTATCACAAACTATGTGGTGGTGTGCACTCAAAATAACCTGATTTTAGTGTCCATTCTTATTAATAATTCATCTTCTTTAGgaagcttttgttttcatagaATATTTCAAGTTTAGTCTGTGAAAtctgaatataataaaaaagaGCCTGAGCCCAAGATGAATTGTTGATGGGACTTCATCTGCCTTAGAATTCCCAGTAACACTTGAGCacaaatcatttaaaagatGCATCATGTTTGGCATTTAATATATTAACTTAATAATTGATTACCAATTTTGTTACATATGAATTTTCacataaataacaataacacacaaatgGTGATCAGCTAATCAGTTGATCATAAAACTGATATATAGCTtggtgaaacaaaacagaatgttTAAAGAAAGCAGCGTACAGCAGAGGGGTACATCAGTATAGGTAGAAAGTGAAGGAACTACCTCTGTTCAACAATAGGAAGCAGTGCAGCTGAGGTtcaagcaataaaataaaaaatacatcacGTGAAAATGATATACCACTGAGGTTCTTCAGACTTCGTTACCTATTTTTACTTGTAGACTTCTGTGCATAGTATAAAACCTCTCATTTAAACATTCACAGCAAGAGAGGGAGATTACACAGGAACATCTCAACTCTTAAATCAAACTGTCAGCCTTAACATGATCAATCATTTGcatcataaaatgttttttgtttccaccgagacacattaaaacaaacagttgcACTGCTGTGGTAATGAAAGGTTGGTGTCATGGTTATTATTTGCTGAACTGACAAAGGAGTCAACAAATTCCTGCGTATTGTTCACTATGATACATTAATGAATGTAACTGAAGAAACTCACCAATTCTTCCACAGAAGACCAACTTGTATCCACCTGATGAAGCCAGCACAGCAAATGACCTTTGTTCCGTGTTGTAAAAACCAAAGGCTGACTTATACTCTTCCTGCTAGCTAACTATTTATGATTGATGAAGTCTGTCCTAACCAAAAGAAGCTTCAGGCTGGGAATGCCCcttgtgcaaaaataaaaaattatagcACATAGTAACTAATATGATTAATAAACTGTTCTGTGGGTGAAAGTGATTAAAGACCAAAGGGGGGATAAAGAAAGGAAGGGGGAAGTATTAGTAGTAACTGATGGGAGTTTGAAGTGCTTGGGGTGGGGTGAGTTGAACTTAAGccggaggaaagaaaagaggaggtaATGGTTCGAGAGAAGGTAGGAGATGAATttggaaaggagagaaaggaagtaGGACAACATTGGGGATTCACTGTAAactgccccccctcccaatTCAATGTATCCCTTCCAACCTTTGATCCTTATGTTGTTCCCTCATCTCTGTAGTCATCACAACTTGTCTATCTAATCTATCAGACCTGTTAAGGGCTTGGATCtgatctttttcacatttctcccACCACATGCAGTTTTGTTGTAAAGTGGAtacaattaattttaattttaaattaataataagtGGATAAACTTAAACTTCTCTTCCCTTGTTGCGTCCTTGTTTTACAGACGAGAGGAAGCAATCAGGGCAATTGAACAGGAGATCAAGAGGGAAAGACGGGTCGCAGATGAGGTCATCCACTCAATGCCACCCGCAAAGCAAGAGAAGTATTTCACCATAGCAACAGCCAATGACGAACTGCTGCAGGTATAACTGTAGTTTCATCCTAATGCTGTTACAATATTGCCCTTCTGCTTGTACTGCTAAATATTAGGGTTAATTCTGTCGTAATGCGGTTGTAGTAGTATTTTCCCTCCAGACACTTCACTTGATAAGATGTAGGAAGTATCCCCTTTCTAGGTCACCGTATTACAGGATCATATGATCATGCAATACAGTAAAAAGTGATCCTCACTCACACTGCAAATAAATGACATTAGATCTTAGTCCAACAACTGACAGGGTAGAATGTGAGTATTTAGGAATATCACCTTTTCAGCCAGTAAGGAACTGCCATCCACTGCCATCATGGTTGTCATTCTCTAATTGCTGCAAGTATTTATGATACTAACCTTTCCAGGGCTGCAGTGATATTAATGTCTCCATCAGTTGCACCTTGTGAATTAAATGTCCGTCTCCTGTTTTCCATCCTCCCCCTACTTCTCTTTTCCATTTGCAGGAACTAAGTGTTCTCCAGGAAGAGCTGGACATTCTGATAACAAGGAAGGAGGACTATGAAGCAGTGAGTCGGatttaaaaaaggagagagggagggaggaggtgggatCACAAAGATTCACAAAGTTAAATTTAAGACATTCTCTTGACATTTTTTAGTCCACATCAATTTTTACATGTTCATATCATCTGAAGTATGAGCTGATATATGTTTAAATCAATATAAAATGAGAATTCCTGTTAAGTAATCATGTAATTATTAATCCAATCTTGTCCAGGATAGGCAGCCTTAACCAGATCAAACATGATAAAGgccacattttaattttatatgaGACCAGAGATCTGGAACAATAATAAATGACAGCAGCAtttctaatttcatttgtttaattttaccATGCAGGAGCTGGCGCACtcacaaataaaacaggaagttgtgcGGCTTCATGAGACTCTGTCAGCGCTGGAGGCAAAGCGTGACGCCATGGAGGCTGAGCACAAGAGCTTGGGCTCACcccaggagcagagagagaagttaCTCAAACAGGTTCACCTCACAAACAGCCACAGAATGGAAGAACATTACaactttaataataatacatattaaTATTTGAAGCAGTAAAAGCTGAATTGAATGTAGATGTGCATATTACAAAAAATCAATGCAGAGACATTCTTAAAATAATTgccaaagtcttttttttttttttttcccagatttttCAGGAAACACATCTTTTGTTTAGATGACGAGGTTTGGTTTGAAGTtccacaaaccaaacaaattcAATCAAGTAAACAAAAggcttaaaatgtttttgtttcccagGTGAAGGAGGACAACCAGGAAATCGCCAGTATGGAGAGGCAGTATGTCTTCATATTATTGAATCACAGTAGCTGCTTGCAAATTTGCTGCCACACAATGACAAGTCTGTTTtggtgtttgtctctgtgtgtgtgttcaggctcACAGAGATCAGAGACCGGACCAGAAAAATCACAGAGGAGATTCGACAGCTTGAGCAGGACTCAGAGGAAGCTCAGGGTAACACACTCGATCAGCCACCTATTTTCTCTAatgacattatatttatttcattattattatattatatatttatatatattgacACACAATTTTGATGCAGACTCACCTTTAACATTATCACAACAGGTCATTGTCCTTGTCATTTTTCCAGGAATTTTAACATTTGTCCAGTTTTAATCACACTAAGATGAAGTAGATCACCTCAGCATATTAACTGGGCTGTTCCAGGACCCCGCCTTTTGCTCATTGTATGATTAAATgcaaaattaaatgtgaaacgCTTTATCGTGGCCAGTAGTAGGATTAGTAAGAAATTGTTTTTGCGCCTCCTTCAAGGCTTCCTGTAAATACACTGTGGATTTTTGGGCATATGTTTTTCCATCAGGAGAGTGTcaacagaaatacaaagagctgaagaggaaagaggaggaaattgACCGTAAGTTGAGATTTTGGTCCTAAGTAACAGCTATTTACaccaaaagcaaaaaacaacattcagctgaatgaattaattgaattgaattgtctTGTGTTAAATAATTGTAGTGCTTCTAAGAGTCATCCTTCCCCTCTGGAGGAGTTAATGGGTCTGCAGTAAGGTGCACACAAATAGTTTGTCGTGATTGGAAACTGATATAGTAACCTAAAGACTGATGTGAATACTGGATACAGCCACTAGGAGTCACCAAATCTTACTGTTAAAGAGgagctgtgatgtgtgtgtgagaccagaTGTTGTTGCAGGTATAATGACAAGCAGTCAGTCACTGCCTTCCTCTGTTTAAGGCTTCCTGGAGACGTTTGAGGAGTCCAGAGCTCaggagcaggagaagatgaCGGTGTGTCAGGAGAACATCATCTCGCTCCTGGAACATTGCAGCAGGGTGAGGGGGGAGGAGATGTTGAAGACACGAGGGAAGGGAGAGTGTAAATATTAGTCAGAAgaaactgaatgaataaatatcaagtttatatgtatacatatatatatgtgtgtgtgtgtagaacaTGTTGCGGCTACGTCAGATAGATACAGTGACAGCCAGTGAGCTGAGAAATATGCAGGAAGTGCTGGTCAGCAAGGAGACTGAGGTGGTCCAGTCAGAGAGCACCGCCCGAGGTCTGACATCAGGTTAGTAatctattctctctctctcacagacacacacacttaatttGAAAGACATGCAGAACAGCCATGTTGACCTGTTCACTCTTACTTTGACCGTCCAGAGTCCCAGCGTCTGCAGCAGGACCTGGAGAAGGTACAGCAGCTTGAGGGGAAGATCACATCTGAGCTCAGCAACCTGAAGGAGCGAGTCAGCACCATGGAGTCAGAGCTGCACACCTACCGTGACCTGGACACCctgagacacacagcagaggagaagaagaaggtaaCACTCCATGTTGGAGACATGGGGGAATGTAAGTTTTTAGGGGGTTTTAAGTGTGTGTAGAGCGCTGTAATTTGTGTATGTATAGTCCTATCAGATGACTCAAAAACACTCTAAGCTCGGAGTTTAAACTTGTGCTCCTTCCTGTGGTGCAGAGACTGCAGGAGGAGCGGCTTTT from Echeneis naucrates chromosome 20, fEcheNa1.1, whole genome shotgun sequence includes:
- the ift74 gene encoding intraflagellar transport protein 74 homolog is translated as MSSQRPPSAMGRPVSRSGSLAPGAGRPPTAIRPPPTAIRVATGMVPGTSGHPGTRGGISVATPGVLSAQIKVTDRPVTQQGLSGMKTGMKGPQRQILDKSYYLGLLRSKINELTTETSKLHKEIDNYNQENSVYLSYEKRAEVLAGEIKDLQGQLADYNMLVDKLNTNTEMEEMINDYNNLKAQNDSEAASIDSIFTERREREEAIRAIEQEIKRERRVADEVIHSMPPAKQEKYFTIATANDELLQELSVLQEELDILITRKEDYEAELAHSQIKQEVVRLHETLSALEAKRDAMEAEHKSLGSPQEQREKLLKQVKEDNQEIASMERQLTEIRDRTRKITEEIRQLEQDSEEAQGECQQKYKELKRKEEEIDRFLETFEESRAQEQEKMTVCQENIISLLEHCSRNMLRLRQIDTVTASELRNMQEVLVSKETEVVQSESTARGLTSESQRLQQDLEKVQQLEGKITSELSNLKERVSTMESELHTYRDLDTLRHTAEEKKKRLQEERLLLTERRGSFKQLLEEMNQKYQALKTKLEENETHAQLTNLERKWQHLEQNNFVMKEFITSKSQESDYASVAKKVTQQVAEYNKCLIDALQNNRS
- the LOC115060991 gene encoding leucine-rich repeat-containing protein 19-like; translation: MERWQQPLLLLCLTAMITMNIVAKTAKAMEGFTLTEKNLTSRNLQAIPHCGNSCSLTKLVIDGNLITLNEEDQKALASYPALVELHLVGNRVNHVPAKYFSVVPHLRVLSLSRNNITGLDPEAFFGLDVLTELDLSHNQLTSLPTQLFKGLNNLQVLNLRENPLNCSCPLLTSIREAIAANISIGGAEDSCASPEKPLDAIAECYLSQTTTFTTDPRTPPTMIPSQESWSPSTMLKTTLSLTQNQTINEGEAKIDQRPFLGNTWKFTACVAALALTTSTLIVCGIKGPSWYKLFHNYQHRRLDQEEDNEEDIVSTAFSGTERFVNHQVFTFEQESGKVEMAEEEEDDEYFEDPYIKRED